A region of Paenimyroides aestuarii DNA encodes the following proteins:
- a CDS encoding HesB/IscA family protein has product MIKVSESAAKRAKMLMEDDGLNPETAFIRVGVKSGGCSGLEYELKFDQNALENDKIFEDNGVKIAVDKKSFLYLVGTTLEYSGGLNGKGFVFNNPNAARTCGCGESFSL; this is encoded by the coding sequence ATGATAAAAGTGTCAGAATCGGCTGCAAAACGAGCTAAAATGTTGATGGAAGATGACGGATTAAACCCCGAAACAGCCTTCATTCGTGTAGGAGTGAAAAGCGGCGGTTGCTCTGGATTAGAATACGAATTGAAGTTTGACCAAAATGCTTTAGAAAACGATAAAATTTTTGAAGATAACGGCGTAAAAATCGCTGTTGATAAAAAAAGCTTTCTGTATTTAGTTGGTACCACGTTAGAATATTCAGGTGGATTAAACGGAAAAGGGTTTGTATTTAACAACCCAAATGCAGCCAGAACATGTGGTTGTGGAGAGAGTTTTTCGCTTTAA
- a CDS encoding M1 family metallopeptidase, with product MKKFLLLLLAVSTAGYAQHKNPNPGYWQQHVDYKMDVTMDVENFQYSGTQELVYTNNSNDTLKKVFYHLYFNAFQPGSEMDVRLASISDPDKRMVKSFKGPDGIEKKQSKIAELKPNETGFLKVNDLKQDGVALKSKVVGTILEVELAKPLLPKAKTTFTMKFNGQVPVMVRRAGRNSEEGVALSMTQWYPKMAEFDFEGWHADPYIGREFHGVWGNFDVKLTLDKKYTVGASGYLQNKNEIGHGYEDAGVKVSIPKKEKNLTWHFIAPNVHDFAWGADPDFIHDKVMGPNNVELHFFYKNDASIKENWEKLQPETVKLLDFFNKNIGEYPYKQYSVIQGGDGGMEYAMCTLITGNRSLPSLIGVTAHEMAHMWFQHLLATNESKHEWMDEGFTSFISDFAVNQIMDKKNQEDENPFQSAYNNYFYMVKMNGEQPLSTHADRYDDNMNYGISAYSKGSVFITQLAYVIGWDKTFETLKRFYSDYRFSHPTPNDFKRSAERVSGAVLDWYLVDWTQTVNTIDYGIKNVEVKDNQANVTLERIGRMPMPIDFLVIYEDDSTESFYIPNTLMRWTKNNPYPNIPRTVLKGWDWAYPTYDFKFDTKGKNIKVVVIDPSQLMADVNLVNNAKEM from the coding sequence ATGAAAAAGTTTTTACTTTTACTGCTTGCCGTATCAACTGCCGGATACGCACAACATAAAAATCCAAATCCGGGCTATTGGCAGCAACACGTTGATTATAAAATGGATGTGACAATGGATGTTGAAAATTTTCAATATTCAGGAACACAAGAATTGGTCTATACCAACAATTCCAACGATACCTTAAAAAAGGTTTTTTACCACTTATACTTCAATGCTTTTCAACCGGGAAGCGAGATGGATGTGCGTTTAGCATCGATTTCTGATCCCGATAAACGAATGGTAAAGTCGTTTAAAGGGCCAGATGGTATCGAAAAAAAGCAAAGTAAAATAGCTGAATTAAAACCCAACGAAACAGGTTTTTTAAAAGTAAACGATTTAAAACAAGACGGCGTTGCATTAAAAAGCAAAGTAGTTGGAACTATTTTAGAGGTAGAACTCGCAAAACCTTTATTGCCGAAAGCTAAAACCACTTTCACCATGAAATTCAACGGACAAGTGCCTGTAATGGTGCGCAGAGCCGGACGAAATTCAGAAGAAGGCGTGGCACTTTCCATGACGCAGTGGTATCCAAAAATGGCCGAATTCGATTTTGAAGGATGGCATGCCGATCCTTATATCGGGCGGGAGTTTCACGGTGTTTGGGGAAATTTTGATGTGAAATTAACCTTGGATAAAAAATACACCGTGGGTGCATCGGGCTATCTTCAAAACAAAAACGAAATTGGTCATGGTTACGAAGATGCAGGCGTAAAAGTATCAATCCCTAAAAAAGAAAAAAATCTAACATGGCATTTTATCGCTCCAAACGTACATGATTTTGCTTGGGGTGCCGATCCTGATTTTATCCACGATAAAGTGATGGGGCCAAACAATGTAGAACTGCATTTCTTCTATAAAAACGATGCTTCTATCAAAGAAAATTGGGAAAAACTGCAACCAGAAACCGTGAAATTGTTAGATTTCTTCAACAAAAATATTGGCGAATATCCGTACAAGCAATACTCGGTAATTCAAGGTGGCGATGGCGGTATGGAATATGCTATGTGTACGTTGATTACCGGAAACCGCAGCCTACCAAGCTTAATTGGCGTTACCGCACACGAAATGGCACACATGTGGTTTCAGCATTTATTAGCTACCAACGAAAGCAAACACGAATGGATGGATGAAGGCTTTACCTCGTTTATTTCTGATTTTGCGGTGAACCAAATCATGGATAAGAAAAATCAAGAAGACGAAAACCCGTTTCAAAGTGCTTACAACAACTATTTTTACATGGTAAAGATGAATGGCGAACAACCCTTGTCAACGCATGCAGACCGATACGACGACAATATGAATTACGGCATATCGGCATACAGCAAAGGTTCGGTTTTTATTACCCAGTTGGCTTACGTTATCGGTTGGGATAAAACCTTTGAAACCTTAAAACGTTTTTACAGCGATTACCGCTTTTCGCACCCAACACCCAACGATTTTAAACGAAGTGCCGAGCGTGTTTCAGGCGCTGTATTAGATTGGTATTTGGTTGATTGGACACAAACTGTAAATACGATAGATTACGGTATTAAAAACGTTGAGGTAAAAGACAATCAAGCAAATGTTACTTTGGAAAGAATCGGCAGAATGCCAATGCCTATTGATTTTTTAGTGATTTATGAAGACGACAGCACCGAAAGTTTCTACATTCCCAATACCTTGATGCGTTGGACAAAAAACAACCCTTACCCAAATATTCCTCGCACGGTTTTAAAAGGCTGGGATTGGGCTTACCCAACTTATGATTTTAAATTTGATACCAAAGGTAAAAACATAAAAGTAGTAGTTATTGACCCATCACAATTAATGGCAGATGTAAATCTTGTAAATAACGCAAAAGAAATGTAA
- a CDS encoding S8 family peptidase, protein MKINKSIYLSALVALALTSCKTAQTSYLQDLSTLKPITSADQLPTRKSALPEATMQRWSHLDILKDTVPGMSVDRAYQEIIKNKPGKKVLVAVIDSGIEVDHPDLKSQIWVNPKEIAGNGIDDDKNGYIDDIHGWNLLGATNEEQLELTRIVSRGDDGSAEYKRAKKELDEKIAELEPVRKQLEMMEDAHGKLTKYLKKTEYSKEDLDNISKDAPADVAKAKNIGYLLISRGKSAADFIKEYGDYVNGQLKYNLNVDFRGRKTGDDIFDINDTKYGDNDVMGNRDHAKHGTHVAGIIAQTRNNNIGGDGVASNNVEIMSVRAVPDGDEYDKDVALAIRYAADNGAKVINGSFGKYFAQNSQWVMDAIKYAAKKDVLIVVAAGNDAMDLNPEGEEIKRYPNDRIEGTNTEVADNFLVVGALNPSFGEKMVANFSNFGNIDVDVFAPGVKIYATVPHAGYEYLQGTSMASPNAAGVAAMIRSYYPNLTAPQVKQIMKDSGVAVNKEVIVSGDKDDKRNFKDISTSGKFVNLYNALIMADKVSKGKK, encoded by the coding sequence ATGAAAATCAATAAATCTATTTATTTATCAGCTTTAGTAGCATTAGCGTTAACAAGCTGTAAAACAGCGCAAACATCTTATTTACAAGATTTAAGTACGTTGAAACCTATTACTTCTGCAGACCAACTTCCTACAAGAAAATCTGCTTTGCCAGAAGCTACCATGCAACGTTGGAGTCATTTAGATATTTTAAAAGATACGGTTCCGGGAATGTCGGTAGATCGGGCTTATCAAGAAATCATAAAAAACAAACCGGGTAAAAAGGTTTTAGTAGCGGTGATTGATTCAGGTATCGAAGTAGATCATCCAGATTTAAAATCGCAAATATGGGTAAATCCTAAAGAAATTGCAGGAAACGGTATCGATGATGACAAAAACGGATACATCGATGATATACACGGTTGGAACTTATTAGGAGCTACCAACGAAGAGCAGTTAGAGCTTACCCGAATTGTGTCGAGAGGCGATGACGGATCGGCAGAATACAAACGTGCAAAAAAAGAATTAGACGAGAAAATTGCCGAGTTAGAGCCTGTGAGAAAACAGCTTGAAATGATGGAAGATGCGCACGGAAAACTTACAAAATACCTTAAAAAGACCGAGTATTCTAAAGAAGATTTAGACAACATAAGCAAAGATGCACCTGCCGATGTGGCAAAAGCAAAAAACATTGGTTATTTGTTAATTTCTCGTGGAAAATCGGCAGCTGATTTTATTAAAGAATACGGTGATTACGTAAACGGACAATTAAAATACAACTTAAATGTTGATTTCAGAGGACGCAAAACAGGTGATGATATTTTTGATATTAACGATACCAAATACGGCGATAACGATGTAATGGGCAACCGCGACCATGCAAAACACGGAACCCACGTTGCGGGTATCATTGCGCAAACACGAAACAACAATATTGGTGGCGATGGTGTAGCATCAAACAACGTAGAAATTATGTCGGTTCGTGCAGTGCCAGATGGCGATGAGTACGATAAAGACGTTGCGTTGGCAATTCGCTATGCTGCAGACAACGGTGCTAAAGTAATCAACGGAAGTTTTGGTAAATATTTTGCACAAAACAGCCAATGGGTGATGGATGCCATTAAATATGCCGCTAAAAAAGATGTGTTGATTGTGGTTGCAGCCGGAAACGATGCAATGGATTTAAACCCGGAAGGGGAAGAAATTAAGCGTTATCCAAACGACCGTATTGAAGGAACAAATACCGAAGTTGCAGACAACTTTTTGGTAGTAGGTGCTTTAAACCCATCATTCGGCGAAAAAATGGTAGCAAACTTCTCCAACTTTGGAAACATTGACGTAGATGTTTTTGCACCAGGTGTTAAAATTTATGCAACCGTTCCTCATGCCGGATACGAATATTTGCAAGGAACATCAATGGCGTCACCAAACGCCGCAGGTGTTGCAGCAATGATTCGCTCGTACTATCCAAACTTAACCGCACCGCAAGTAAAACAAATCATGAAAGATTCTGGTGTTGCTGTTAACAAAGAAGTTATTGTTTCAGGCGATAAAGACGACAAACGCAACTTTAAAGATATTTCTACATCAGGAAAATTTGTAAACCTTTACAATGCTTTAATCATGGCAGATAAAGTTTCTAAAGGGAAAAAATAA
- a CDS encoding MBL fold metallo-hydrolase, producing the protein MKLHAIEAGNFKLDGGAMFGVVPKVLWNKTNPADANNQIDLAARCLLIEDANRLILIDTGMGNKQSDKFFGFYNMWGDFSLEKSLQEKGFHKDDITDVFLTHLHFDHCGGAVSWNETRTGYVPTFKNATYWSNENHWNWATKPNPREKASFLSENILPLHESGQLKFIETSNNPLEQHTDLNFGVLFVDGHTEKQMIPHIKYQDKTIVFCADLLPTAGHIPLPYVMGYDTRPLLTLGEKEQFLKHAAANNYYLYLEHDAHNPIITVQETEKGVRLNQIFAINDIL; encoded by the coding sequence ATGAAACTTCATGCCATAGAAGCAGGAAATTTTAAACTAGACGGTGGAGCCATGTTTGGCGTGGTGCCAAAAGTGCTTTGGAACAAAACCAACCCTGCCGACGCGAACAACCAAATTGATCTGGCTGCCCGTTGCCTTTTGATAGAAGATGCAAACCGATTGATTTTGATTGATACCGGAATGGGCAACAAACAATCCGACAAATTTTTTGGTTTTTACAATATGTGGGGTGATTTTAGTTTGGAAAAATCTTTGCAAGAAAAAGGTTTTCATAAAGACGATATTACCGACGTGTTTTTAACCCATTTGCATTTTGATCATTGCGGTGGTGCCGTTTCGTGGAATGAAACACGCACGGGATATGTGCCTACTTTTAAAAACGCCACGTATTGGAGCAATGAAAACCATTGGAATTGGGCCACAAAACCAAACCCGCGCGAAAAAGCCTCTTTTTTATCAGAAAACATTTTGCCGTTGCACGAAAGTGGTCAATTAAAATTTATTGAAACATCAAACAACCCTTTGGAGCAGCACACCGATTTGAATTTTGGTGTATTGTTTGTAGATGGGCATACGGAGAAACAAATGATTCCGCATATCAAATACCAAGACAAAACCATTGTTTTTTGTGCCGATTTACTGCCTACTGCCGGACATATCCCGTTGCCTTATGTAATGGGATATGACACCCGACCTTTGCTTACTTTGGGCGAAAAAGAGCAGTTTTTAAAGCACGCCGCAGCAAACAATTATTATTTATATCTGGAACACGATGCCCACAATCCCATTATCACCGTGCAAGAAACCGAAAAAGGTGTACGCTTGAACCAAATTTTTGCAATTAACGATATTTTATAA
- the rnpA gene encoding ribonuclease P protein component yields MNHTYPKTEKLKRKKYIDLLFSEGRTVTKYPLRLVYVPVKDLEVPLQMGVSVSKRYFKKAVDRNYFKRVLRECYRLKKELLLNDLKEPYVMMFFYQTKERLPYQEIETKTQQLFEKFVATIQKTP; encoded by the coding sequence ATGAACCACACCTATCCCAAAACCGAAAAATTGAAACGGAAAAAGTATATCGATTTGCTTTTTTCGGAAGGACGCACGGTAACCAAATATCCGTTGCGCTTGGTGTATGTGCCTGTGAAAGATTTAGAAGTGCCCTTACAAATGGGTGTTTCGGTTTCCAAAAGATATTTTAAAAAAGCCGTTGACCGCAATTATTTTAAGCGGGTTTTGCGCGAATGTTATCGGTTGAAAAAAGAATTGCTACTGAACGATTTAAAAGAACCTTATGTGATGATGTTTTTTTATCAAACCAAAGAACGCCTGCCCTACCAAGAAATTGAAACAAAAACCCAACAGCTTTTTGAAAAGTTTGTTGCCACCATACAAAAAACACCCTGA
- a CDS encoding T9SS type A sorting domain-containing protein encodes MKKILLIVTTLLGVHNLTAQVLYTENFDNYTLGDVATNFIIQGQGGWYCLPGSNQPASLAAKNFQIENETNKGKVLTITTGPVGSHGNNRMFKKNIDVLWNQRTQGNNVLKFEIEIFVPNYPGNPSIPFAVVSTITLYTTKPKILAGFLYNHFDGLLRGVSSNGLVSYSPFHLTPTNNFLYIPDSQWYQLFFFIDYDNNKAYVEIPKLGIVKKVDVFDKLTSPDTMSNYPPTELNLDIGKNIDAVQEQPSFLKFDNIKITALKSVPPHLLTAENFLAENFNLYPNPANSVVNIINAENMQIQQITVYDVAGKQLNTQNYTNETDIQLNVEHLASGTYMLHLQTNQGTAVKKLVKK; translated from the coding sequence ATGAAAAAGATTCTCCTTATTGTAACCACTTTATTAGGCGTTCATAACCTAACTGCCCAAGTACTTTACACCGAAAATTTTGACAACTACACATTAGGTGATGTGGCTACTAATTTTATTATTCAAGGACAAGGAGGTTGGTATTGTTTACCGGGGTCTAATCAACCTGCGTCACTTGCTGCAAAAAACTTTCAAATAGAAAACGAAACCAATAAAGGAAAAGTGTTAACCATTACAACCGGACCGGTAGGTAGCCATGGTAATAACAGAATGTTCAAAAAAAATATTGATGTGCTTTGGAACCAGCGCACGCAAGGGAATAATGTATTGAAGTTTGAAATTGAAATATTTGTACCAAACTATCCGGGTAATCCTTCAATCCCTTTTGCGGTAGTTAGCACAATAACTCTTTATACCACAAAACCAAAAATTTTGGCTGGGTTTCTTTATAATCATTTTGACGGGCTTTTAAGGGGTGTAAGCTCAAATGGATTAGTATCGTACTCTCCGTTTCATTTGACCCCAACTAATAATTTTTTGTATATACCTGATAGCCAATGGTATCAACTGTTTTTTTTTATTGATTATGATAATAACAAAGCATATGTTGAGATACCTAAATTGGGAATTGTAAAAAAAGTAGATGTTTTTGATAAGCTAACCTCACCAGATACGATGAGTAATTATCCGCCAACCGAACTAAATCTTGATATAGGAAAAAATATAGATGCTGTTCAAGAACAACCTTCCTTTTTAAAATTTGATAATATCAAAATAACGGCATTAAAAAGCGTGCCACCACACTTGTTAACTGCAGAGAATTTCTTGGCAGAAAATTTTAACTTATACCCCAACCCGGCAAACAGTGTTGTAAACATCATCAATGCCGAAAATATGCAAATACAGCAAATCACGGTGTATGATGTTGCAGGCAAGCAATTAAACACCCAAAACTACACCAACGAAACCGATATACAATTAAACGTAGAACATTTAGCAAGTGGCACGTATATGTTGCACTTGCAAACCAACCAAGGCACAGCAGTTAAGAAGCTGGTGAAGAAATAG
- a CDS encoding T9SS type A sorting domain-containing protein, whose protein sequence is MKKILLIITTLLGVYNLTAQVLYNETFDSYNWGNVGTDPTGVIPGQGGWLTEGEFAQHNSVFTIVNEANRGKVLDLTTPYSMSKEHYFLIKPNLNVLIDNRTAGNDVIKIEIDYFTGNKIPAVQALSNIRLLLKDMSLYVPQEEFIIIQFSKVYGFFGARTDATSSNTQSFAHYPVFPFNTWVTLIMYLDYTNNKIYMHIPQFNKVSSSGLVTNPTSTNLMQDYKLQRLVFQVSVASNGNNNVYSNQRYDNIKITAMSVVPPEVIALSSTEQLAAKFNLYPNPANNVVNITNAENMQVQQITVYDVAGKQLSTQNYNNETEIQLNVANLASGTYMLHLQTKQGTAVKKLVKK, encoded by the coding sequence ATGAAAAAGATTCTCCTTATTATAACCACCTTATTAGGCGTTTATAATCTAACCGCTCAAGTATTGTATAATGAAACCTTTGACAGTTACAACTGGGGTAATGTAGGTACCGACCCTACCGGTGTAATACCGGGTCAAGGCGGTTGGTTAACAGAAGGTGAGTTTGCGCAACATAACAGTGTTTTTACCATAGTAAACGAAGCCAACAGAGGTAAGGTATTAGACTTAACCACACCTTACTCAATGAGTAAGGAGCATTATTTCTTGATTAAACCCAATTTGAATGTGTTAATTGACAACCGCACCGCTGGTAACGATGTCATTAAAATAGAAATAGATTATTTTACAGGTAATAAAATACCAGCTGTACAAGCTTTAAGTAATATAAGGTTGTTGTTAAAAGATATGTCACTTTACGTACCCCAAGAGGAATTTATAATAATACAATTTAGTAAAGTTTATGGTTTTTTTGGTGCTCGAACGGATGCCACATCCTCGAATACCCAAAGCTTTGCACACTATCCTGTTTTTCCGTTTAATACATGGGTTACGTTAATAATGTATTTAGATTATACCAACAATAAAATTTATATGCATATACCACAATTTAACAAGGTTTCCAGCAGTGGTTTGGTAACCAACCCTACATCAACCAATTTAATGCAAGATTACAAGTTGCAACGTTTGGTGTTTCAAGTTTCTGTTGCTAGTAACGGTAACAATAATGTATATTCAAACCAAAGATACGATAACATCAAAATTACGGCAATGAGTGTGGTGCCACCAGAGGTAATTGCGTTGAGTAGCACCGAACAGCTGGCTGCAAAATTTAATCTATACCCCAACCCGGCAAACAATGTTGTAAACATCACCAACGCCGAAAATATGCAGGTACAGCAAATCACGGTGTATGATGTTGCAGGGAAACAGTTAAGTACCCAAAACTACAACAACGAAACCGAAATACAATTAAACGTTGCAAATTTAGCAAGCGGCACGTATATGCTGCACTTGCAAACCAAGCAAGGCACAGCGGTTAAGAAGCTGGTGAAAAAGTAG
- a CDS encoding T9SS type A sorting domain-containing protein — MKKILFTIILFVYSCYIDAQVLYNENFDNYTLGNVATDFSGQTPGQGGWHTLFGSLNTNATAANFQIENETNKGKVLTIITGPVGSYGSNSIFKKDFDTLWNQRTQGNNVLKFEIEMFIPDYLGNPSIPFALAGSIILYTTKPKTLAAFGYNHFDGKLTGQSSNGLKPAFQFPLAANSGNLNINKNQWYQLIFFIDYDNNKAYVEIPKLGIVKKVDVFDKLTPPDTMSNYPPIELYLSIGKSIDAVQEQPSFLKYDNIKITALKSVPPHLLTAENFLAENFNLYPNPANNVVNITNAENMQIQQITVYDVAGKQLSTQTYNNETDIQLNVEHLASGTYMLHLQTNQGTAVKKLVKK; from the coding sequence ATGAAAAAAATACTATTCACAATAATCCTGTTTGTTTATAGCTGTTATATAGATGCCCAAGTTTTATATAACGAAAACTTTGATAACTACACATTAGGAAATGTTGCTACCGATTTTTCTGGTCAAACGCCTGGTCAGGGCGGATGGCATACTTTATTTGGCTCATTGAACACAAATGCTACAGCAGCAAATTTTCAAATAGAAAATGAAACCAATAAAGGGAAAGTGTTAACCATTATAACTGGACCGGTAGGTAGCTATGGTAGTAACAGTATATTCAAAAAAGATTTTGATACGCTTTGGAACCAGCGTACGCAAGGGAATAATGTATTGAAGTTTGAAATTGAAATGTTTATACCAGACTATCTTGGTAATCCTTCAATACCTTTTGCATTAGCTGGAAGTATCATCCTTTACACTACAAAGCCAAAGACTTTGGCAGCGTTTGGTTATAATCATTTTGACGGAAAGTTAACGGGTCAAAGTTCTAACGGTTTAAAGCCTGCCTTTCAATTTCCTTTAGCTGCAAATAGTGGTAATTTAAATATAAATAAAAACCAATGGTATCAACTGATATTTTTTATTGATTATGATAATAACAAAGCATATGTTGAGATACCTAAATTGGGAATTGTAAAAAAAGTAGATGTTTTTGATAAGCTAACCCCACCAGATACGATGAGTAATTATCCGCCAATCGAGCTATATCTCAGTATAGGAAAAAGTATAGATGCTGTTCAAGAACAACCATCCTTTTTAAAATACGATAATATCAAAATAACGGCATTAAAAAGCGTGCCACCACACTTGTTAACTGCAGAGAATTTCTTGGCAGAAAATTTTAATTTATATCCCAACCCAGCAAACAATGTTGTAAACATCACCAATGCCGAAAATATGCAAATACAGCAAATCACGGTGTATGATGTTGCGGGAAAACAGTTAAGCACCCAAACCTACAACAACGAAACCGATATACAATTAAACGTAGAACATTTAGCAAGCGGCACGTATATGCTGCATTTGCAAACCAACCAAGGCACAGCAGTTAAAAAACTGGTGAAAAAGTAG
- a CDS encoding T9SS type A sorting domain-containing protein gives MKTRIFYIAAVFLFTHLCTAQILFTENFNNYALGEVSTDATGAIPGKGGWYVRKAYPNNPAPCEIVAEAGRGNVLSIGGNINNFTQGNTSRVIQKNINTLWNGRTQGNNILKLEYDVYTVSTSVSTDKMGGYVGLSTATSNKYTVSNVIDNIVAGKPSAVNAKLQTGYYTPSGTQYIYLGVNNTPEYNNFPYNTWISVQLFVDYEYEAGNVIGGKIYVYIPALNILKGASFTHNEIIEILHLHGGGTGNLPVAVKYDNIKLTALNTLPNYLGVENFSAENFNLYPNPASSVVNITNTENMQIQQITVYDVAGKQLSTQKYNNETEIQLNVEHLASGTYMLHLQTNQGTAVKKLVKK, from the coding sequence ATGAAAACAAGAATATTTTATATAGCAGCAGTTTTTTTGTTCACGCACTTATGTACAGCACAAATATTATTTACCGAAAATTTCAATAATTATGCATTGGGAGAAGTAAGTACCGATGCTACAGGAGCGATACCTGGAAAAGGCGGTTGGTATGTGAGAAAAGCATACCCTAACAACCCTGCACCATGTGAAATTGTTGCAGAAGCTGGCAGGGGTAATGTATTGTCAATTGGCGGCAATATTAATAATTTTACGCAAGGTAATACTTCGAGGGTAATACAAAAAAACATCAACACCTTATGGAATGGCAGAACACAAGGTAACAATATATTAAAATTAGAATACGATGTTTATACCGTTAGTACTTCGGTTAGTACAGATAAAATGGGGGGGTATGTAGGTTTAAGCACCGCAACTAGTAACAAATATACAGTGAGCAATGTCATAGATAATATTGTTGCTGGAAAACCATCAGCTGTTAATGCTAAATTACAGACAGGGTATTACACACCTTCTGGTACACAGTACATTTATTTGGGAGTAAATAATACTCCTGAATACAATAATTTTCCTTACAATACTTGGATTTCAGTGCAGCTTTTTGTTGATTATGAATACGAAGCAGGTAATGTAATTGGTGGTAAAATATATGTTTACATACCCGCATTAAATATTTTAAAGGGAGCAAGTTTTACACATAATGAAATTATAGAGATTTTACATTTACATGGAGGAGGTACAGGTAATTTACCAGTGGCGGTAAAATATGATAATATTAAGCTAACTGCTTTAAACACCTTACCAAACTATTTAGGAGTAGAAAACTTTTCGGCTGAAAATTTTAATTTATACCCTAACCCAGCAAGCAGCGTGGTTAATATAACCAACACCGAAAATATGCAGATACAGCAAATCACGGTGTATGATGTTGCAGGCAAGCAATTAAGCACCCAAAAATACAACAACGAAACCGAAATACAATTAAACGTAGAACATTTAGCAAGTGGCACGTATATGCTGCATTTGCAAACCAACCAAGGCACAGCGGTTAAGAAGCTGGTGAAAAAGTAG
- a CDS encoding IS5 family transposase — protein sequence MYSVLNKDIIKKEIVPYLPLAKRGFQATVPLEEIVNAVLYKLKTGVQWHQLPVKALFEENVLSWESVYYHYRKWCKADILKKIWTSILEKNKSKLDLSNIDFDGSHTSAIRGGEEVEYQGRKKRKTTNSLYLSDKQGIPLAISEPVAGNHNDLFNIEVQFEVITGTLEQAKIPVEGLFLNADAGFDSKEFRLCCEKKEIHANICFNKRNGDTDRDEYFDQELYNERYKIERTNAWMDSFRSILNRFDTTVTSWLGFNYLAFIVIALKKFNKIKV from the coding sequence ATGTACAGTGTACTGAACAAAGATATAATAAAAAAAGAAATAGTACCTTATTTGCCATTAGCAAAACGAGGTTTTCAGGCAACAGTTCCTTTGGAAGAAATAGTAAATGCTGTACTTTACAAACTTAAAACAGGAGTTCAATGGCATCAACTTCCAGTTAAGGCATTATTTGAAGAAAATGTATTAAGTTGGGAATCGGTTTATTATCATTATCGAAAATGGTGTAAGGCAGATATTTTAAAAAAAATCTGGACAAGCATTTTAGAAAAAAACAAATCAAAATTAGACCTTTCGAATATAGATTTTGATGGTAGTCATACCTCTGCAATTAGGGGTGGTGAAGAAGTAGAATATCAAGGTAGAAAGAAACGTAAAACCACTAACTCATTGTATTTAAGTGATAAACAAGGAATTCCATTAGCCATTTCAGAACCTGTAGCTGGTAACCATAACGATCTTTTTAACATAGAAGTTCAGTTTGAAGTGATAACGGGAACTTTAGAGCAAGCAAAAATTCCAGTTGAAGGACTTTTTTTAAATGCTGATGCGGGCTTTGATTCTAAAGAATTTAGGTTGTGTTGTGAGAAAAAAGAAATACATGCAAATATTTGTTTCAATAAAAGAAATGGCGATACAGATAGAGATGAATATTTTGACCAAGAACTTTATAATGAGAGATATAAAATAGAAAGAACAAATGCTTGGATGGATAGTTTTAGATCCATATTAAATAGATTCGACACAACAGTTACAAGTTGGCTAGGCTTTAATTATTTAGCATTCATCGTAATTGCTCTAAAAAAATTTAATAAAATAAAAGTTTAA